A single window of Rubripirellula lacrimiformis DNA harbors:
- a CDS encoding glycosyltransferase: MPRLSDDAPTTARYRCRRIDAGAGPPLLSNTSPFKEYSSVTIAIAFSWAVVLIVAIQTVFSLFFVWMMSRRSRRTNSSFTPHAAIILCLRGVDPFLGQTVRCLLDQDYPDYQLQVVVDHAEDPSAAVLRDFESDDRMRVSVLKDPPDTCSLKCSAIVQAIGDLDSSIEIIALCDADSVPAPTWLADLAAPLQNPDVAVTTGNRWYHPQDPTAASLVRYLWNIPAAINMIVFRIAWGGSLAIRRCVIDEAGLLDKWSHAFCEDTMLDRVVRRHGYRQVFVPNVMVVNRETCTFGDLMNWVPRQLLTAKLYHPSWPATVGYGILSSAIPFVAAVVAVVGWFRSDFDSVAAAGIALVAFEIANTVLVLMCERSFQRNALNDDCESDGLSLGTCVKLPIWIVVSQIISPIWFCKCFFTTKVKWRGIAYQIRGGKIQRGPHAPYCDPGTQSRSL, from the coding sequence GTGCCGCGACTGTCCGATGATGCACCGACGACGGCGCGATACCGTTGTCGACGAATCGATGCCGGCGCTGGTCCACCGCTCCTTTCAAACACCAGCCCCTTCAAGGAATATTCCAGCGTGACGATCGCCATCGCTTTTTCTTGGGCTGTCGTTTTGATCGTAGCGATCCAGACTGTCTTTTCGCTGTTCTTTGTGTGGATGATGTCGCGTCGATCGCGACGGACGAATTCGTCATTCACTCCGCACGCCGCGATCATCCTTTGTCTTCGCGGGGTTGATCCGTTTTTAGGGCAAACCGTCCGCTGCTTGCTGGACCAAGATTATCCGGACTACCAGTTGCAAGTTGTCGTTGACCATGCCGAGGACCCGTCTGCGGCGGTTCTGCGTGATTTTGAATCGGACGATCGAATGCGGGTCAGTGTTTTGAAGGATCCGCCCGATACCTGCAGCCTGAAATGCAGTGCCATCGTCCAGGCCATCGGAGACCTTGATTCGTCCATCGAGATCATCGCGTTGTGCGACGCCGACTCGGTTCCCGCGCCCACTTGGTTGGCCGATCTTGCGGCGCCACTTCAGAACCCGGACGTGGCCGTCACGACCGGCAATCGCTGGTACCACCCCCAGGATCCTACCGCCGCTTCGCTGGTCCGCTACCTATGGAATATCCCGGCCGCGATCAACATGATCGTGTTCCGGATCGCTTGGGGCGGAAGCCTAGCCATTCGTCGCTGCGTGATCGACGAGGCTGGTTTGTTGGACAAGTGGTCGCACGCATTTTGCGAAGACACGATGCTGGACCGAGTGGTCCGTCGACACGGGTACCGACAGGTCTTTGTCCCCAACGTCATGGTCGTCAATCGCGAAACATGCACCTTCGGTGACCTGATGAACTGGGTGCCGCGACAACTGTTGACGGCGAAGCTGTATCATCCCAGTTGGCCGGCAACCGTCGGCTACGGAATCCTATCGTCGGCCATTCCGTTCGTGGCGGCCGTCGTGGCCGTGGTGGGTTGGTTCCGATCGGACTTCGATTCGGTGGCCGCCGCCGGCATTGCATTGGTTGCGTTTGAAATTGCCAACACCGTTTTGGTGTTGATGTGCGAACGCAGCTTTCAAAGAAATGCATTGAACGACGATTGCGAATCGGATGGGCTATCGCTGGGGACGTGCGTGAAACTGCCGATCTGGATCGTGGTCAGCCAAATCATCTCGCCCATTTGGTTCTGCAAGTGCTTCTTCACGACGAAAGTGAAGTGGCGTGGCATCGCCTACCAAATTCGTGGCGGCAAGATCCAACGGGGGCCACATGCCCCCTACTGCGATCCGGGCACGCAATCTCGCTCTCTTTGA
- a CDS encoding TolC family protein codes for MRTFRSGKSNHLATTLTLVVMAIAGTPGCQIPRPSRLWQPKNQSSDWVDHSPADGRDDPAQFAADQASSIATVSHQETSVQRSPPTADEFDQLAAWHLSLDEAIQLALSGSSVIRDHGGRVLAYPDMVRTTLDPALLRSDPNLGIDASLSAFDSQIQSGFVWNGDGNSVNSAFSTGQFGVFSQPETLANLGIGRILHSGTEVSVGAIGGYDQTLAGGLYAAYGAEVRHPLMRGSGREINDIAGPMAKPGLYRGVRIAQIDHQQARLEVELAVSELVRDVSVVYWELFFAYQNLAAKKAAYENARQAWQLEKQRVDEMVSPPDAEALARQQFFSAEAAVRNAICGTAAGQTGVYNVELKLRTLMALPACDDRLIQPIGPPLRAPLRFNWQESDSLAQGNRIEVRKQQAVINKRILEIKAAKNFQRPQLDFIGQYRRLADDPTNDTELFGSALQGWQVGVDYSRPVMNRRENAAVRHAQLQLQRERAIAAEQRRQISAQLRTTFIDLDRAYGTMHSMQQSRDASLIRLTAQSQRHAEGEVPVEDVLEAQIRATKAETESQRSLVDYNLAFIKVHHARGTLLQAMGVGFSEPTIDECRFSLNSASVFSQRENLDNNVTGTRIASPSATQKSSTLR; via the coding sequence ATGCGTACTTTCAGATCCGGCAAATCGAATCACCTGGCGACCACGTTGACGTTGGTCGTGATGGCGATTGCCGGTACGCCAGGGTGCCAAATCCCCCGTCCAAGCCGACTGTGGCAACCGAAAAATCAGTCGTCGGATTGGGTGGACCATTCGCCCGCCGATGGTCGTGACGATCCCGCCCAGTTCGCGGCGGACCAGGCATCATCCATCGCCACGGTTTCGCATCAAGAAACGTCGGTTCAGCGATCGCCGCCCACGGCAGATGAATTCGACCAATTGGCGGCGTGGCATTTGTCGCTGGACGAAGCGATCCAATTGGCTCTTTCGGGCAGCTCGGTCATCCGCGACCATGGCGGTCGCGTGCTGGCGTATCCCGATATGGTGCGTACCACGCTGGACCCCGCCTTGCTGCGGAGCGATCCGAACCTTGGCATCGACGCGTCATTGTCGGCCTTCGATTCGCAGATCCAATCCGGGTTTGTATGGAACGGGGATGGCAACTCCGTCAATTCGGCGTTTTCGACAGGTCAATTCGGCGTCTTTTCACAGCCCGAGACGCTGGCGAATTTAGGGATTGGCCGCATCTTGCATTCCGGCACCGAAGTATCGGTCGGGGCCATCGGCGGATACGACCAAACGCTTGCCGGCGGACTCTACGCTGCCTACGGGGCAGAGGTGCGGCATCCGTTGATGCGAGGATCGGGCCGAGAGATCAATGACATCGCGGGCCCGATGGCGAAACCAGGTCTCTACCGAGGTGTCCGCATCGCCCAGATCGATCACCAGCAGGCCAGACTGGAAGTGGAACTGGCGGTATCCGAATTGGTCCGGGATGTATCGGTCGTCTACTGGGAACTGTTTTTCGCCTATCAGAATTTGGCTGCCAAGAAAGCGGCCTATGAAAACGCGCGTCAGGCTTGGCAACTGGAAAAGCAACGCGTCGATGAAATGGTCAGCCCTCCCGACGCAGAAGCTTTGGCGAGGCAACAGTTCTTTTCCGCCGAGGCCGCTGTCCGCAACGCGATCTGCGGTACCGCTGCGGGACAAACCGGCGTCTACAACGTCGAACTAAAACTGCGAACGTTGATGGCGCTGCCCGCTTGCGACGACCGGCTGATCCAACCCATCGGACCGCCGCTGCGAGCACCGCTGCGTTTCAATTGGCAGGAAAGCGACTCGCTAGCCCAAGGAAACCGCATCGAGGTTCGCAAACAACAGGCGGTCATCAACAAGCGAATCCTTGAAATCAAGGCGGCCAAAAACTTCCAACGCCCCCAGCTAGATTTCATTGGTCAATACCGACGATTGGCCGACGACCCGACCAACGACACCGAACTGTTCGGCAGTGCGTTGCAAGGTTGGCAGGTAGGGGTCGACTATAGCCGCCCCGTGATGAACCGACGCGAAAACGCAGCGGTCCGACATGCCCAACTGCAACTGCAGCGAGAGCGGGCGATCGCCGCAGAACAACGTCGACAGATTTCAGCCCAGCTTCGAACCACATTCATCGATCTGGATCGCGCCTACGGAACGATGCATTCGATGCAGCAGAGTCGTGATGCATCGCTGATTCGATTGACAGCCCAATCGCAACGCCATGCCGAGGGCGAAGTTCCAGTGGAAGATGTGCTGGAGGCTCAGATCCGAGCCACCAAAGCCGAAACGGAATCCCAACGCAGCTTGGTCGATTACAACTTGGCGTTCATCAAAGTGCATCACGCGCGAGGCACCTTGCTGCAAGCGATGGGCGTCGGTTTCAGCGAGCCAACGATCGACGAATGTCGTTTCTCGCTAAACTCCGCATCGGTGTTCTCCCAGCGGGAGAACCTGGACAACAACGTGACGGGGACTCGAATCGCCAGCCCGTCGGCGACTCAGAAATCGAGCACGCTGCGATAA
- a CDS encoding efflux RND transporter periplasmic adaptor subunit, with translation MSRPVKTRSTFSRLMIGLVAAGCLLSAVIAVRLFSQRNELPELRTVNVERRDLVITVGTTGTIEPNEIVQVGPDVAGKIVSFGVDTRDPDKSIGVGSRVAKGTVLFQLDTQQYEIGLQRAVAAHRLAAADLVRLEAQSLQAQRNLDRANRLRSTNSQSVYDEIVTANEMATALLAVGKAKLDQADAEVHHAKVSLENTNIRSPIDGIVIDRRANLGQYVSVGHPGLFLLAEDLDQMRIRASVSESDIGKVKLGQSVTFTVDAHRDQVMTGRVKEILLNARMHGNFVTYDVIVAINPTQLNLLPHMTTDVEFEIIKHEKAWVVPTGALQWWPGSEQMEHSVARDAASSSDESNPPTQGDNAYVWVPSENGKVRAVPVRVGIDDGVQTEVIGAEFESESPVVVGEVKRTTLARIIPTVKTLR, from the coding sequence TTGAGTCGCCCCGTCAAAACACGATCGACATTTTCGCGGCTGATGATTGGTCTGGTCGCTGCCGGCTGCCTGCTCTCAGCGGTGATTGCCGTCCGGTTGTTCAGTCAACGCAACGAATTGCCCGAACTGCGTACGGTCAACGTCGAGCGTCGTGACCTGGTCATCACCGTGGGCACCACCGGGACCATCGAACCCAACGAGATCGTTCAAGTTGGTCCCGATGTCGCCGGAAAGATCGTCAGCTTCGGCGTCGATACCCGCGATCCCGACAAATCGATTGGTGTCGGTTCACGAGTCGCCAAAGGCACCGTGCTATTCCAACTGGATACCCAGCAATACGAGATCGGGCTACAGCGGGCCGTTGCCGCCCACCGATTGGCCGCGGCCGACTTGGTTCGCCTGGAAGCTCAATCTTTGCAGGCCCAGCGAAATCTTGATCGTGCAAACCGTCTGCGATCGACGAACTCGCAAAGCGTCTACGACGAAATCGTCACCGCCAACGAAATGGCGACGGCACTGCTGGCCGTTGGAAAGGCCAAACTGGATCAAGCCGACGCGGAAGTTCATCATGCCAAGGTCAGTCTGGAAAATACAAACATCCGCTCGCCAATCGACGGCATCGTCATCGATCGACGAGCCAACTTGGGGCAATACGTCAGCGTCGGGCATCCCGGACTGTTCCTGTTGGCCGAAGACTTGGACCAGATGCGAATCCGGGCGTCGGTCAGCGAGAGCGACATCGGGAAAGTCAAACTAGGCCAAAGCGTCACGTTTACGGTCGATGCCCATCGCGACCAGGTGATGACAGGACGTGTGAAAGAAATACTGCTGAACGCCCGAATGCACGGCAACTTCGTGACCTACGACGTGATCGTGGCGATCAACCCAACGCAGCTGAATCTGTTGCCGCACATGACGACGGACGTCGAGTTCGAAATCATCAAGCACGAAAAAGCGTGGGTGGTGCCGACCGGCGCATTGCAGTGGTGGCCCGGGTCCGAGCAAATGGAACATTCCGTCGCCCGCGATGCGGCCTCATCGAGCGACGAATCCAACCCGCCAACTCAAGGCGACAATGCCTACGTTTGGGTGCCCTCCGAAAACGGCAAGGTGCGTGCTGTCCCGGTTCGTGTCGGCATCGACGATGGGGTGCAGACCGAAGTGATCGGTGCCGAATTCGAATCCGAATCCCCAGTGGTCGTCGGCGAAGTCAAACGCACGACGTTGGCCCGGATCATCCCGACCGTCAAAACGCTCCGCTAA
- a CDS encoding glycosyltransferase, giving the protein MATIAFWALFGFAAVNALSTAFTLAALIWHRSEESDDGMLPKVAVLMCLRGADPNLAGGLRRLMHQRYPNYEIFIAVDSETDPAWDIVKQTISPESVLDATIDQPAACTVHASTLRNRLTTCSLKCSSLVQLLDEIDDSFEVVVLADSDLESHSSWLRELVAPLADPTVGATFGNRWFLPTIGSMGSLVRQVCNGIGVVTMHLGQIPWGGSLAIRASVVNQSGLRQTLARSIVDDGPVRVAMKKQGLKLRFVPSLMMANREDCDLRFAHSFLTRQLKWTKTYMADWWPAMLMYTLGVLGTYIAAIVLSLACLQQGLRSEAFWFAAGAAVYSVTVMTLWLLLDLAARRIIRAQGESTPNMLGPQLLKVPVAMLLSVFVHISAMIRATFLRSVVWRGVTYEVHGPSDVQLLDDRMPEVSLETPNVSL; this is encoded by the coding sequence ATGGCGACGATTGCTTTCTGGGCCCTGTTCGGATTCGCAGCGGTCAACGCACTGTCCACCGCGTTCACGCTGGCCGCCCTGATTTGGCATCGGTCCGAAGAATCGGACGACGGCATGCTGCCCAAGGTGGCCGTGCTGATGTGTCTGCGAGGAGCCGATCCCAACTTGGCCGGTGGATTGCGGAGGCTGATGCATCAGCGATATCCCAACTACGAAATATTCATCGCGGTCGATTCCGAAACCGATCCCGCCTGGGATATCGTCAAGCAAACCATCAGCCCCGAATCGGTTCTCGACGCCACGATTGACCAGCCCGCCGCATGCACAGTCCACGCTTCGACACTTCGCAACCGATTGACGACATGCAGTTTGAAGTGCAGTTCGCTGGTCCAATTGCTGGATGAAATCGACGATTCGTTCGAAGTGGTCGTGCTTGCCGATTCCGATCTGGAAAGCCACTCGTCCTGGCTTCGCGAACTGGTCGCACCGCTGGCCGATCCGACCGTTGGCGCCACCTTTGGGAACCGTTGGTTTCTGCCCACCATCGGATCGATGGGATCTCTGGTACGACAGGTTTGTAACGGGATTGGCGTCGTGACCATGCACTTGGGACAGATCCCGTGGGGCGGGTCCCTGGCCATTCGCGCGTCGGTGGTGAACCAGAGCGGACTTCGTCAAACGTTGGCACGATCGATTGTGGACGATGGCCCCGTCCGGGTCGCGATGAAAAAACAGGGACTGAAACTTCGATTTGTCCCGTCGCTGATGATGGCGAATCGCGAGGACTGTGATCTACGGTTTGCACACAGCTTTCTGACACGGCAGTTGAAGTGGACTAAAACCTACATGGCCGATTGGTGGCCAGCGATGCTGATGTACACGCTTGGGGTGCTAGGCACCTACATCGCGGCGATTGTGCTATCACTGGCGTGCCTCCAGCAGGGGCTGCGCAGCGAAGCCTTTTGGTTTGCGGCTGGGGCGGCGGTTTACAGCGTGACCGTGATGACGTTGTGGCTGCTACTGGACCTGGCCGCACGCAGAATCATTCGCGCCCAAGGCGAATCGACGCCCAACATGCTGGGCCCCCAGTTGTTGAAAGTCCCGGTCGCCATGCTGCTATCGGTCTTCGTCCATATCTCGGCGATGATTCGTGCCACCTTTCTAAGAAGCGTGGTCTGGCGTGGCGTGACCTACGAAGTGCATGGGCCCAGTGACGTCCAGTTGTTGGATGACCGGATGCCCGAGGTGTCATTGGAAACGCCCAATGTGTCTCTGTGA
- a CDS encoding glycosyltransferase family 2 protein, which translates to MANDGEDDSRLAGASPPRISVVIPAFNNAAFIQRALASVFDQGYRNTEIIVVDDGSTDGTASMLAKFSDQIKVIRQSNAGSAVARNVGLSEATGDYVAFLDADDWFLPGKFCQQAAILNSDPRLGAVHSGWKIADAAGTIAQDVQPWKVAPKLDLNTWLVFKPVKLGAMLFRRHWLQQVSGFDPELRQSQDVDLMLRLSLAGCPFRWQREPTLCYRHHDASTIRSNSLGQVKYATMVLDKFYANPMVPRAMKRRERSVRYYSGIWLGWHLFQTGNVAAVANQLQQTLRYSKSDFRHTVHDWLYQFANWTSDAGLVVEDLQSMIPEWVSLGEVETSESDDLAATLNWWLAVWWHYIEQHDAEAARQLETVPPRTSQQLVEQVSFYLRTGSDSAHVEAVDRFWQDALTSGLVQPCDQHLVTELYVTLCGRALYGGDWRIARQGLLRAVQFGWRPRGWRPAIHAVRSLLAELRTA; encoded by the coding sequence ATGGCTAACGACGGCGAGGACGATTCCAGATTAGCCGGCGCATCGCCGCCCAGGATCAGTGTCGTCATCCCGGCCTTCAACAATGCCGCATTCATTCAGCGAGCGCTGGCCAGTGTGTTCGATCAGGGCTATCGGAACACAGAGATCATCGTGGTGGATGATGGGTCGACAGACGGGACGGCCTCGATGCTTGCGAAGTTTTCGGACCAGATCAAAGTCATCCGACAGTCCAATGCTGGATCCGCCGTTGCCCGGAACGTCGGGTTGAGTGAAGCGACGGGCGACTATGTGGCTTTCCTCGATGCCGATGATTGGTTTCTGCCTGGTAAGTTCTGCCAACAGGCGGCGATCCTGAACTCGGATCCACGGTTGGGTGCCGTCCACAGTGGGTGGAAGATTGCCGACGCGGCCGGCACGATCGCCCAGGACGTGCAGCCCTGGAAGGTCGCCCCCAAACTGGATCTGAACACGTGGTTGGTGTTCAAGCCAGTCAAGCTGGGGGCCATGTTGTTTCGTCGCCATTGGCTGCAGCAAGTCAGCGGGTTCGATCCCGAACTACGGCAATCGCAAGACGTCGACTTGATGCTGCGTTTGTCGCTGGCCGGATGTCCGTTCCGGTGGCAGAGAGAACCGACGCTTTGCTATCGGCACCACGATGCCAGCACGATTCGCAGCAACAGTCTGGGCCAGGTGAAATATGCCACGATGGTGCTGGATAAGTTCTATGCCAATCCAATGGTCCCCAGGGCGATGAAACGCCGCGAGCGGTCGGTTCGTTACTATTCGGGGATCTGGCTGGGCTGGCATCTGTTCCAAACCGGGAACGTGGCTGCCGTCGCCAACCAACTACAGCAAACCCTTCGGTATTCCAAATCGGATTTTCGCCACACCGTTCATGATTGGTTGTATCAATTCGCGAACTGGACGTCGGATGCGGGTTTGGTCGTGGAAGACTTGCAGTCGATGATTCCGGAATGGGTTTCCCTTGGCGAAGTCGAAACGTCTGAATCCGACGATCTGGCTGCCACGCTGAACTGGTGGCTGGCCGTTTGGTGGCACTACATTGAACAGCATGATGCGGAAGCGGCACGGCAGCTAGAAACCGTTCCCCCGCGAACGTCGCAGCAGTTGGTGGAACAGGTCAGCTTCTATCTAAGAACCGGATCGGATTCCGCACACGTCGAAGCGGTCGATCGGTTCTGGCAGGATGCCTTGACGTCCGGCTTGGTCCAGCCTTGCGATCAACACCTGGTGACGGAACTGTACGTGACACTGTGTGGTCGCGCACTGTATGGCGGCGATTGGCGGATTGCCCGTCAGGGGTTACTGCGAGCGGTGCAATTTGGTTGGCGTCCTCGCGGATGGCGGCCGGCCATTCACGCGGTCCGGTCGCTTCTCGCCGAGCTGCGAACGGCCTAA
- a CDS encoding chromosome condensation protein yields MLLIQFIHLKIDNSLMPSTYPLTHFEELMLHQDSTSLPTTCFVRMRFHGRLDEAAFRSAARATIARHPLLRSTVQQQRGRYRWQVEQPTPQITWCETSDSERPQFDRLDLKVQHGLKFAVRLNQSDSELMVQFHHACCDGLAIFQVIHELLVAYTMQIDQDADYSIPDVDQSLMADRGSLGLTTRSFLRIASRQTVGLRGVWQFLTRKPEHLVSHRVADPTDPTPPTFPAVVAHHFDQQDSTKLRHAAKRQRVTQNDLLISNLFLALSEFRRSQNVTNTNGWLRLMIPVSMRRKQQYQAPAANIVSSVFLDRRSGDMDEPDQLLKGLSEEMSLIKRRQLNYLFIYSLWAQRWVPRGLKRTARPKRCQTTVVFTNLSRLFARSPLPRREGRLQCGNVVLDEVEAIPPIARHLNAAFGVSWYAKRMTITLHHDPRAVSTQAAEDLLDMVVRRIRESSDRESMGEEIPERG; encoded by the coding sequence ATGTTGCTGATTCAGTTCATCCACTTGAAAATTGACAACTCGCTGATGCCGTCCACCTATCCGCTGACCCACTTCGAAGAGCTGATGCTGCATCAGGACAGCACTTCGCTGCCCACCACCTGCTTTGTCCGCATGCGGTTCCATGGGCGACTTGACGAAGCCGCATTCCGATCGGCAGCACGGGCAACGATCGCACGACACCCGCTGTTGCGTTCGACGGTCCAACAGCAGCGGGGAAGATACCGATGGCAGGTGGAACAACCGACACCTCAAATCACTTGGTGCGAGACGTCCGATTCGGAACGCCCCCAATTCGACCGCCTAGACCTGAAGGTCCAGCATGGACTGAAGTTTGCCGTTCGTTTGAACCAGAGTGATTCCGAATTGATGGTCCAGTTCCATCACGCTTGCTGCGACGGGCTGGCGATCTTTCAGGTCATTCACGAACTGCTGGTGGCCTACACGATGCAGATAGACCAAGACGCCGACTATTCGATTCCGGACGTCGACCAGAGCCTGATGGCAGATCGCGGATCGCTAGGACTGACGACAAGAAGCTTTCTGCGAATCGCATCTCGCCAAACAGTCGGACTGCGTGGGGTATGGCAATTCCTGACTCGAAAACCAGAACACTTGGTGTCCCATCGCGTAGCCGATCCAACGGATCCAACACCACCGACTTTCCCGGCCGTCGTCGCCCACCACTTTGACCAACAAGATTCCACGAAGCTGCGACACGCCGCCAAACGGCAACGGGTAACACAAAACGACCTGTTGATCAGCAACCTATTTCTTGCTCTTTCAGAGTTCCGGCGATCACAGAACGTCACCAACACCAACGGTTGGCTGCGATTGATGATCCCGGTCAGCATGCGGCGGAAACAGCAGTACCAGGCGCCGGCTGCCAACATCGTCAGTTCCGTGTTCCTGGATCGACGAAGCGGCGACATGGATGAACCTGATCAACTGCTGAAAGGCCTCAGCGAGGAAATGAGCCTGATCAAACGACGGCAGTTGAACTACCTGTTCATCTATTCGTTGTGGGCACAAAGATGGGTCCCACGTGGGCTAAAACGAACCGCCAGACCCAAGCGTTGCCAAACGACAGTGGTTTTCACGAACCTGAGTCGCCTGTTTGCACGCAGCCCGTTGCCACGCAGGGAAGGGCGGTTGCAGTGCGGGAACGTCGTGCTTGACGAAGTCGAAGCGATCCCGCCCATCGCCAGACATCTGAATGCGGCGTTCGGAGTCAGTTGGTATGCAAAACGAATGACGATCACCCTGCATCACGACCCCCGAGCGGTTTCGACGCAGGCGGCCGAGGATCTGCTAGACATGGTCGTTCGGCGGATTCGGGAATCGTCCGACCGCGAATCGATGGGCGAAGAAATCCCCGAACGTGGTTAA
- a CDS encoding acyl-CoA desaturase, translating to MTATDQSPPQVAEHQSPDPPCDHESYQLTEIAIPIIGMHVLALLAFIPDFITWTNVSLLAITLLIFSNGITLGYHRLLTHRSLRVPKWVEYFYVGLALCCLQESPAKWVSTHRRHHNHSDEPDDPHSPTASFLWSHVGWLLWKRKGQHEFRTDNRYCADIVSDPFYALMEKYPDLPAGIYLIHAFAFWLAATAIFWIDISFGAAAWQGLGVMLWCVVLRTVMVWHFSWSVNSLTHCFGYQNYQTSDHSRNNWLVALLSNGEGWHNNHHHDPASASVQHKWWEFDPTYLQIRILKRLGLATHVIAPRQVRHHAGEQRKPACQDGVVR from the coding sequence ATGACCGCTACAGATCAGTCGCCACCGCAGGTTGCTGAACACCAATCGCCTGATCCGCCATGCGATCACGAATCGTATCAGCTGACCGAGATTGCGATTCCGATCATCGGGATGCACGTGCTGGCGCTGTTGGCGTTTATCCCTGATTTCATCACGTGGACCAACGTTTCGCTGTTGGCGATCACGTTGTTGATCTTCAGCAACGGAATCACTCTTGGGTACCATCGCCTGTTGACGCACAGAAGCCTTCGCGTTCCCAAATGGGTCGAGTACTTCTATGTCGGGCTAGCGCTATGCTGTCTGCAGGAATCACCCGCCAAGTGGGTTTCAACGCATCGCCGCCACCACAACCATTCGGACGAACCCGACGATCCGCATTCGCCCACCGCCAGCTTTCTGTGGTCGCATGTCGGTTGGTTGCTTTGGAAGCGAAAAGGGCAGCACGAATTTCGCACCGACAATCGCTACTGTGCGGATATCGTTTCGGATCCGTTTTATGCGTTGATGGAAAAGTATCCGGACCTGCCAGCAGGCATCTACTTGATTCACGCGTTTGCGTTTTGGTTGGCAGCGACCGCGATCTTTTGGATCGACATCAGTTTCGGTGCGGCCGCTTGGCAGGGTCTTGGCGTGATGCTTTGGTGCGTTGTGCTGCGAACGGTCATGGTCTGGCACTTTTCGTGGTCGGTAAACTCGCTGACCCATTGCTTCGGCTACCAGAACTATCAAACATCCGATCACAGCCGAAACAATTGGCTGGTAGCGCTGCTGTCCAATGGCGAAGGCTGGCACAACAACCACCACCATGACCCGGCCAGTGCGTCGGTGCAGCACAAGTGGTGGGAATTCGATCCCACGTATCTTCAAATCCGAATCCTGAAACGCCTCGGTTTGGCGACGCACGTCATCGCGCCTCGGCAGGTCCGACATCACGCCGGCGAACAACGCAAACCGGCCTGCCAAGACGGGGTGGTTCGCTAG
- a CDS encoding PqqD family protein: protein MLFTINASQISHNAFDDETIVIHFASGNYFSLRDAASAIWKRLEKQPLTASAIAAAFDEAPAEAVTEVDHFLGQLLKNQLICETQDGGEPESVDGLGCWRAPKIEIYDDMRNTLLGDVIHDTDESGWPQMAPDGLRQ from the coding sequence ATGCTCTTTACGATCAATGCGTCACAGATTTCGCACAATGCATTTGATGATGAAACGATCGTCATTCACTTTGCATCGGGCAATTATTTCAGTCTTCGTGATGCCGCATCAGCGATCTGGAAGCGTCTAGAGAAGCAACCCCTGACCGCCTCTGCGATTGCGGCCGCGTTCGACGAAGCCCCTGCCGAAGCAGTCACGGAAGTTGACCATTTCTTGGGTCAGTTGTTGAAGAACCAGCTGATTTGCGAAACGCAGGATGGTGGCGAGCCTGAATCAGTGGATGGTCTCGGATGCTGGCGTGCACCGAAGATCGAGATCTACGACGACATGCGAAACACACTGCTGGGCGACGTGATTCACGACACGGACGAATCCGGCTGGCCTCAAATGGCCCCCGATGGGCTGCGGCAGTAA